In Pelosinus sp. IPA-1, a single window of DNA contains:
- a CDS encoding methyltransferase, with product MPNLKNPMAPQELLVAGAALKMGIFDALRDKATSLEELASNLSMDHRALWTVMEALISLGYVNRNGETLKVTMEANDLFFNEDSENYLGNSLIHTFNVIKAWTHLPEILKSGQPYKYERDQQDIKGFMSAMKKTAKEIAQQLVTISLDGLPEKARVLDLGGGPLNYARPFAAAGAEVTVQDIPEVCAIMEPTLLPEENIKFVPGDFTEEVFSGQFNLIFLGNICHIYGEEENLLLFKRVHDSLQEGGRITILDFVRGVSPRAELFGVNMLANTKTGGTWTLDQYTDWLKAAGFSQVKMHDIDGRQILTATRGA from the coding sequence ATGCCAAATCTAAAAAATCCTATGGCACCTCAAGAATTACTGGTAGCGGGGGCAGCCTTAAAAATGGGGATTTTCGATGCCTTACGGGATAAGGCTACTAGCCTGGAGGAATTGGCAAGTAACCTGTCTATGGATCATCGAGCTCTTTGGACGGTGATGGAAGCACTTATTTCACTAGGCTATGTAAATCGCAATGGTGAAACTTTAAAAGTGACTATGGAAGCGAATGATTTATTTTTTAATGAAGACAGTGAAAACTATCTGGGTAACTCTTTGATTCACACTTTTAATGTTATTAAGGCCTGGACCCATTTACCTGAGATCTTAAAGTCGGGTCAACCATACAAATATGAACGTGACCAGCAAGATATTAAGGGTTTCATGAGTGCAATGAAGAAAACAGCTAAGGAAATCGCTCAGCAATTAGTAACTATTTCTCTCGATGGCTTGCCAGAAAAAGCGAGGGTTCTTGACTTAGGTGGGGGGCCATTAAACTACGCTAGACCATTCGCCGCCGCTGGAGCTGAAGTTACGGTGCAAGATATACCGGAAGTTTGCGCCATTATGGAACCAACTCTACTCCCTGAGGAAAACATTAAATTTGTGCCAGGTGATTTTACCGAAGAAGTTTTTTCAGGACAGTTTAATCTGATTTTTCTAGGTAACATTTGTCATATCTATGGAGAAGAAGAAAACCTTCTCTTGTTTAAGAGGGTGCATGATTCTTTACAGGAGGGAGGACGTATAACCATTCTAGATTTTGTTAGGGGAGTCAGTCCAAGAGCAGAACTCTTTGGCGTAAATATGCTGGCAAACACCAAGACTGGTGGTACTTGGACCCTGGACCAATACACCGACTGGCTAAAAGCAGCAGGTTTTTCTCAGGTGAAAATGCATGATATTGACGGCAGGCAAATTCTAACCGCCACAAGAGGAGCCTAA
- a CDS encoding deoxyribonuclease IV: MLNIGCHLSVSKGYRHMGKEALSIGANTFQFFTRNPRGSKAKKIDEQDVAALLQLLKENKFATLLAHAPYTLNACSADPGLREFAGKVFAEDLANLEYLPGNFYNFHPGSHVGQGVEVGINFIADMLNEILRPEQNTRVLLETMAGKGSEVGRSFEELRAILDKVELSDKMGVCLDTCHVFDAGYDIVNNLDGVLEQFDQVIGLDKLYAIHLNDSLNQLESHKDRHACIGTGNIGLEPIVRIINHPQLRNLPFFLETPNELPGYAEEIKLLREAYQE; this comes from the coding sequence ATGTTAAATATCGGCTGCCATTTATCCGTATCGAAAGGATATCGGCATATGGGAAAAGAGGCTCTTTCGATTGGGGCGAATACGTTCCAGTTTTTTACTCGCAATCCGCGGGGTAGTAAAGCAAAGAAAATAGATGAACAAGACGTGGCTGCACTGCTACAGTTGTTAAAAGAAAATAAGTTTGCAACGCTTTTGGCACATGCGCCGTATACACTGAACGCCTGCTCTGCTGATCCGGGGCTGCGGGAATTCGCCGGAAAAGTTTTTGCAGAGGATCTCGCTAATTTGGAATATTTACCGGGGAATTTTTACAATTTTCATCCGGGAAGTCATGTGGGACAAGGGGTGGAAGTTGGCATCAATTTCATAGCCGATATGCTCAATGAAATTCTGCGCCCAGAGCAAAATACAAGAGTGTTGCTTGAAACAATGGCAGGTAAGGGCAGCGAAGTTGGCCGCAGTTTTGAAGAGCTCCGTGCCATTCTTGACAAGGTAGAGTTGAGTGACAAAATGGGTGTATGCCTTGATACCTGCCATGTGTTTGACGCAGGATATGACATCGTGAACAACCTTGATGGTGTGCTTGAACAGTTTGACCAAGTGATCGGTCTTGATAAGCTTTATGCCATTCATCTCAATGACAGTCTAAACCAACTGGAAAGCCACAAAGACCGCCATGCCTGTATTGGCACAGGTAACATTGGCTTAGAACCAATTGTTCGTATCATTAATCATCCTCAACTCCGCAATTTGCCCTTCTTCTTAGAAACGCCTAATGAGCTTCCTGGTTATGCCGAGGAAATAAAGCTACTAAGAGAAGCTTATCAAGAATAA
- a CDS encoding flavin reductase: MTTFSEIKPEEFDHSPFKLIGKDWMLITAEKEGKLNTMTASWGGFGVMWAKNVAYIVIRPQRYTKEFIDTSDTFSLTFFDESFRKTLSYLGTKSGRDEDKIKNSNLTVLHTDTVPYFEEANIAILCKKLYAQEYKPECFVAQELNEQWYPDVDHHTLYIAEVTKILVKR; this comes from the coding sequence ATGACTACATTTAGTGAAATTAAACCCGAAGAATTTGATCATAGCCCATTTAAGCTGATTGGTAAGGATTGGATGCTCATTACTGCTGAAAAAGAAGGTAAACTGAACACCATGACTGCATCTTGGGGGGGATTTGGTGTAATGTGGGCAAAAAATGTCGCCTACATTGTCATCCGTCCCCAACGCTACACGAAAGAATTCATAGATACATCAGACACATTTTCACTCACTTTTTTTGATGAAAGCTTTAGAAAAACATTAAGTTATCTAGGAACAAAGTCTGGTAGAGATGAAGACAAAATTAAAAACTCCAATCTAACTGTTCTTCATACCGATACTGTTCCATATTTTGAAGAAGCAAATATAGCCATTCTTTGCAAAAAGCTGTATGCGCAAGAGTATAAACCTGAGTGCTTCGTGGCTCAAGAACTTAACGAACAATGGTATCCTGATGTTGATCATCATACCTTATATATTGCAGAAGTTACCAAAATTCTTGTTAAAAGGTAA
- a CDS encoding carbohydrate binding domain-containing protein, which translates to MKKSLVITLVFLFVVGLFTTALAAEKFEVKGQGSADKNYINYFAKQKPFNDGASTITQTVGADGVLTIKYLLQPKGWLGATCDQFQEDWSAFTGLQFKVAGGTKAKIRLELYDANGVSYEAIFIDDSTKGKLVAIPFSSFKTRTDYQPAGVDPDQPFSLVPVKTLNISPLEGKGTIIFSEMRLYK; encoded by the coding sequence ATGAAAAAATCTTTGGTAATAACGTTAGTGTTCTTATTTGTGGTTGGTCTTTTCACTACTGCCCTTGCTGCGGAAAAATTTGAGGTAAAAGGCCAAGGTAGTGCGGACAAAAACTATATCAATTATTTCGCTAAGCAAAAACCATTTAATGACGGCGCATCTACAATAACACAAACAGTCGGTGCCGATGGAGTATTAACAATAAAATATCTCTTACAACCAAAAGGCTGGCTTGGTGCGACCTGTGATCAGTTCCAAGAAGATTGGTCTGCTTTCACTGGGCTGCAGTTTAAGGTAGCAGGCGGAACGAAAGCTAAAATTAGATTGGAGCTATATGATGCTAATGGGGTCTCTTATGAAGCCATATTTATCGATGACTCTACGAAAGGAAAGCTCGTTGCCATCCCGTTTAGCAGCTTCAAAACTAGAACAGACTATCAACCCGCGGGTGTAGATCCCGACCAACCGTTTTCCTTGGTTCCTGTAAAAACTTTAAATATCTCACCCCTTGAAGGAAAAGGAACCATCATCTTTTCAGAAATGAGACTTTATAAATAA
- a CDS encoding glutamate synthase subunit beta: MAKPTGFMEYTREVAKERSPRERIQDWKEFHIGLNEEKQRIQAARCMDCGTPFCHSGVMISGAASGCPINNLIPEWNELIYKGLWEKALQRLLKTNNFPEFTGRVCPAPCEGSCTLGINEPMITIKANECSIIDYAYRKGWMKPNTPTIRTGKKVAVVGSGPSGLACAEQLNQVGHWVTVLERSDRIGGLLMYGIPNMKLDKKIVQRRIDLMEEEGILFRTKIEVGKTLPAEELLTDFDAVVLCIGATKPRDLIASGRENSGVYFAVDFLHANTKSLLDSSMKVVGIPSAKGKDVIVIGGGDTGTDCVATAIRQGCTSVVQFEILPKPPLIRDSNNPWPEWPKVFKTDYGQEEAQTLFGSDPREFSIMTKKIIGDETGHIRSLQTVQVEWRKNDLGKFVPLEVQGSEKDWPVQLVLIAMGFLGPEEDILRKLGVEQGMHSNVKTPEDSFATNIKGVFCAGDARRGQSLVVWAIDEGRRAAKECDKYLMGYSNLP; encoded by the coding sequence ATGGCAAAGCCGACAGGTTTTATGGAATATACCAGAGAAGTTGCCAAGGAGCGGTCCCCCCGAGAAAGGATTCAAGATTGGAAAGAGTTTCATATTGGGTTAAATGAAGAGAAGCAGCGTATACAAGCCGCTCGCTGTATGGACTGCGGAACGCCCTTTTGTCATTCTGGTGTAATGATTAGCGGTGCGGCATCAGGATGTCCGATCAATAATCTAATCCCTGAGTGGAACGAATTAATCTATAAGGGTTTATGGGAAAAAGCCTTGCAGCGTCTGTTAAAGACCAATAACTTTCCAGAGTTTACAGGGAGAGTTTGCCCAGCGCCTTGCGAAGGTTCCTGCACGCTAGGTATTAACGAGCCTATGATTACCATCAAAGCCAATGAATGTTCTATTATTGACTATGCATATAGAAAAGGATGGATGAAACCTAATACACCTACTATTAGAACAGGGAAAAAGGTGGCAGTGGTTGGTTCTGGTCCTTCAGGACTTGCTTGTGCGGAGCAGCTCAATCAGGTGGGACACTGGGTAACTGTACTAGAGCGTTCTGACCGAATTGGCGGGCTATTGATGTACGGGATACCCAATATGAAACTGGACAAAAAAATTGTTCAACGCCGTATTGATCTCATGGAAGAGGAAGGAATCCTTTTTAGAACAAAAATAGAAGTAGGAAAAACACTTCCTGCCGAAGAGTTATTGACTGATTTTGATGCTGTTGTCTTGTGCATAGGAGCAACTAAGCCACGAGACCTTATTGCAAGTGGGCGTGAAAATAGCGGAGTTTACTTTGCAGTGGATTTTCTTCACGCAAATACCAAAAGCCTGCTGGATTCAAGTATGAAGGTGGTTGGGATCCCGTCAGCCAAGGGGAAGGACGTTATTGTTATCGGAGGCGGAGACACAGGTACTGACTGTGTTGCTACAGCTATACGCCAAGGCTGCACAAGTGTGGTACAGTTTGAAATACTGCCGAAGCCCCCACTGATAAGAGATTCTAACAACCCTTGGCCAGAGTGGCCAAAAGTCTTTAAGACAGATTATGGGCAAGAAGAAGCACAGACGTTATTTGGATCCGATCCGCGGGAATTTTCTATTATGACAAAGAAAATTATCGGCGATGAAACTGGACACATAAGATCCTTACAGACCGTGCAGGTTGAATGGAGAAAAAATGATTTAGGAAAGTTTGTGCCGCTAGAGGTGCAAGGTTCGGAAAAAGATTGGCCTGTTCAGTTGGTGCTGATTGCTATGGGATTTTTAGGACCGGAAGAGGACATTCTAAGAAAACTTGGTGTCGAACAAGGTATGCATAGCAATGTCAAAACCCCAGAAGATAGCTTTGCCACAAATATTAAAGGCGTGTTCTGTGCTGGTGATGCCAGACGAGGGCAAAGTCTCGTCGTATGGGCGATTGATGAAGGGCGTAGGGCAGCTAAGGAATGCGATAAATACCTCATGGGTTATAGCAACTTACCCTAA
- a CDS encoding glycoside hydrolase family 9 protein produces the protein MKKFFYKMLGFATFTLFVLLTACPVFADTGNATDGKIHVDQVGYLPDYPKVAIVVATKSSNEFQIMNADTNEIVYKGVLSAPRKDISSGDVVRKADFSAVTTPGTYVVKVTGIGSSYKFEINDNIYYIPLVHTLRTYTLARSNIAMNDPITGLKHAMDHEKAKVAKVFFSDGISTKGDVVDVTGGWYDAGDYGKYVPTGGITVANILLAYEAQPEKFKRGQMFFPEGIAVDEAAPDMPDVLVEMKCELDWLLKMQRHDGAVYLKTSGSYWSDLNTRPEDEKYPQYVYGLATYNTALFGATNAMASRIYQKYDPQYAAKLLDASKKAFAFLSNHPEPMFRSDPGQNSGSGPYEKTAENEHHLWLAAVNAGYPNLTLTGDIEERIWLAAELFKTTGDKQYEEYLKNNFSKVIVIKPKAFSWTNSLALGQWAYVTNPAADESLKIQVKQAFLSYADSTLKQIEADGYSCSLGKNEYTWASNKVAMSKASMLVLAYQLDPKKSYLNAALDQVHYALGRNTNGVCYLTGSGTNPTQNVHNRIRVSTGIYIPGWLTGGPNSWPGGDPVQAQLLAKGNVPPAKTYIDVSESYSTNENAIDFTAAIVYLLAYFSAPNNNLTPEDIKVPAARAR, from the coding sequence ATGAAAAAATTTTTTTATAAAATGTTAGGCTTTGCTACCTTTACTCTTTTTGTGTTACTCACAGCATGTCCTGTATTTGCTGATACTGGTAACGCTACAGATGGTAAAATTCATGTAGACCAAGTAGGCTATTTGCCAGATTACCCTAAAGTTGCTATTGTTGTAGCAACTAAAAGCAGCAATGAGTTTCAAATCATGAATGCAGATACGAATGAGATTGTTTATAAAGGTGTTTTATCCGCCCCACGAAAGGACATCTCCTCTGGGGATGTGGTAAGGAAAGCCGATTTTTCAGCAGTAACCACGCCTGGCACCTATGTAGTGAAAGTGACTGGAATAGGCAGTTCTTATAAGTTTGAAATTAATGATAATATCTATTACATACCACTGGTTCATACACTGCGTACTTATACGTTAGCACGGAGTAATATTGCAATGAATGATCCTATCACCGGTCTAAAGCATGCCATGGATCACGAGAAAGCAAAGGTTGCTAAAGTATTCTTCTCTGATGGTATTAGCACCAAAGGTGACGTTGTGGATGTTACTGGAGGTTGGTATGATGCCGGTGATTATGGAAAATATGTACCAACAGGCGGAATTACTGTTGCCAATATTTTATTGGCTTATGAAGCCCAACCAGAAAAATTTAAAAGAGGACAGATGTTCTTCCCCGAGGGGATTGCCGTAGATGAAGCAGCTCCTGATATGCCTGACGTATTGGTAGAAATGAAGTGTGAACTGGATTGGCTGCTCAAAATGCAGCGTCATGATGGCGCTGTTTACCTTAAAACCTCTGGATCTTATTGGTCGGATTTAAACACTAGACCAGAAGATGAAAAATATCCTCAGTATGTCTATGGGCTTGCAACATATAATACAGCTCTGTTTGGCGCGACTAATGCTATGGCATCCCGAATCTATCAAAAATATGATCCTCAATATGCCGCCAAGCTCTTAGATGCTTCCAAAAAAGCATTTGCTTTTTTAAGCAATCATCCTGAGCCTATGTTCCGTTCTGATCCTGGTCAGAATAGTGGTTCGGGACCATACGAAAAAACAGCTGAAAATGAACATCATTTATGGCTTGCAGCCGTAAATGCAGGGTATCCTAACCTTACTCTAACAGGCGATATAGAAGAGCGTATTTGGCTCGCCGCTGAATTATTTAAGACTACGGGCGATAAGCAATACGAAGAATATTTAAAGAATAACTTTTCCAAGGTAATTGTTATTAAACCGAAAGCCTTTAGCTGGACAAATTCATTAGCCTTAGGACAATGGGCATATGTGACCAATCCTGCTGCAGACGAAAGTCTAAAAATACAAGTTAAACAAGCGTTTCTTAGCTATGCCGATAGTACATTAAAACAAATTGAAGCCGATGGTTACAGTTGTTCACTCGGCAAAAATGAATATACTTGGGCATCTAATAAAGTAGCCATGAGCAAGGCTAGTATGCTGGTCTTAGCTTATCAACTTGATCCAAAAAAATCCTATTTAAATGCTGCCCTAGACCAAGTACATTATGCCTTAGGCAGAAATACTAACGGAGTTTGTTATTTGACTGGTTCTGGCACCAATCCTACACAAAACGTACACAATCGAATACGGGTAAGTACTGGAATTTACATTCCAGGTTGGCTAACTGGCGGACCCAATAGCTGGCCAGGTGGTGATCCAGTGCAAGCTCAATTGCTTGCAAAGGGCAACGTCCCTCCCGCAAAAACTTATATTGATGTGAGTGAATCCTATTCTACGAATGAAAATGCCATTGATTTTACAGCAGCTATCGTGTATCTGCTAGCCTATTTTTCTGCGCCAAATAACAATTTGACGCCAGAAGATATTAAAGTTCCAGCTGCGCGCGCGCGCTAA
- the gltB gene encoding glutamate synthase large subunit has translation MKNYKVPPKQGLYDPQFEHDSCGMGFVVSIKGEKSNEILRRSLIGLTNLSHRGGVGSEPDTGDGAGILIQIPHAFMKKVCKDQIDLPEWGEYGIGTVFLPVDTERRIYYEACLEDIVKSEGQELLGWRDVPTDPSRLGKTAKDCMPCIRQVFIGRGNELKSQLDFERKLFVIRKMGEKLAQESSSVMAESFYISSLSSRTIVYKGMLKAEQLALFYPDLNDPSCETALALIHSRYSTNTFPSWERAHPNRYIIHNGEINTLRGNINQMHAREALFQTEVFGEDLSKVLPVINPDGSDSAMFDNCVEFLMLSGMSLPHVMMMMIPEPWSNHESMGDEKKAFYEFHSCLMEAWDGPAAMGFTDGVRIGAVLDRNGLRPSRYYVTSDGMVVLASEVGVFDIPDEKIIKKDRLYPGKMLLIDTKEGRIVNDEELKHTIASAHPYREWLNRYIVHLNDLPDIRSEKMEDKIRLVQKQKAFGYSYEDLRMILVPMAKDGVDPIGAMGNDIPLSVLSERPQLLYEYFKQLFAQVTNPPIDALREAIVTSTEVLLGSEQNLLAQKPLSCRRIKLSSPILDNHELEKLKNINIQGFKAITLSTLYQVSQEDTGLELALKTLFAAAENAVAGGANLLILSDRGINKEYAAMPSLLAVAGLHHHLIREGLRTQASIILESGEPREVHHFACLLGYGVSAINPYIAFESITQLIKEGFIEDLEVEKAISQYSKASTKGVIKILSKMGISTVQSYQGAQIFEAVGLGQVFIDKYFTRTISRIGGVGIKEIAQGIKMRHEAAFASSPLQEEGLVSGGKYQYRSHEEYHLYNPETIHKLQYACRTGNYESFKEYSKLINDNNQKKCTLRGLIVFKPGASSVPLNEVEGIDSICKRFKTGAMSFGSISKEAHEAVAIAMNRIGGKSNTGEGGEDPVRFHREPSGDLKCSAIKQVASGRFGVTSEYLVNAEEIQIKMAQGAKPGEGGQLPGGKVYPWIAKVRYSTPGVGLISPPPHHDIYSIEDLKELIHDLKNVNSRARISVKLVSEAGVGTIAAGVAKGLADVILISGYDGGTGASPRTSIRHAGLPWELGLAETHQTLLINNLRSRVTLETDGKLMTGRDVAIAALLGAEEFGFATAPLVALGCVMMRVCHLDTCPVGVATQNPKLREKFTGDPQHVVNFMLFVAQELREIMAKLGFRTLNEMVGRSDQLEMSSAIEHWKAKCLDYSAIFYQPSVPKTVGRYYQIPQDHSLTLSLDNRLLLKLCGPAIKAGDKIQATIPIRNTDRVVGTILGSEITRRYGPVGLPDHTIKLHFIGSAGQSFGAFIPQGMTMILEGDANDYIGKGLSGGKIIVYPPKNIKFIPEENIIIGNVAFYGATSGEAYINGVAGERFCVRNSGIQAVVEAVGDHGCEYMTGGRVVVLGPTGRNFAAGMSGGIAYVFDENGRFSHMCNKEMVELALVENSGERAEVKAMIQNHFIYTDSNRAKEILEEWEFVWHKFVKVIPKDYKRMLEAIEEAHIEGLTGDEALMAAFQKNHRDFARIGGN, from the coding sequence TTCTTTAATCGGCCTTACTAATTTAAGCCACAGAGGCGGGGTTGGCAGTGAACCAGACACAGGAGATGGAGCGGGGATCCTCATACAAATTCCCCATGCCTTTATGAAGAAGGTTTGTAAAGATCAAATTGATTTACCTGAATGGGGCGAATATGGAATTGGCACGGTGTTTCTTCCCGTAGATACTGAGCGGCGAATTTACTATGAAGCTTGTCTGGAAGATATCGTTAAAAGTGAAGGACAAGAGCTTTTAGGCTGGCGGGATGTTCCCACAGATCCTTCTAGGCTTGGAAAAACGGCAAAGGATTGTATGCCATGTATTCGGCAAGTTTTTATTGGCCGAGGCAATGAATTGAAGAGTCAACTTGATTTTGAAAGGAAATTGTTCGTTATTCGTAAGATGGGAGAAAAGCTTGCCCAGGAGTCAAGTTCGGTTATGGCTGAAAGTTTCTATATTTCCAGCCTCTCTAGCAGAACGATTGTATATAAAGGGATGCTGAAGGCCGAGCAGCTTGCTCTTTTTTACCCAGATTTAAATGATCCATCTTGCGAGACGGCACTGGCACTCATTCATTCACGTTACAGCACCAATACCTTCCCCAGTTGGGAAAGAGCCCATCCTAACCGCTATATCATCCATAATGGTGAAATTAATACATTACGTGGCAATATTAATCAGATGCATGCCCGTGAAGCCTTATTTCAAACGGAAGTTTTCGGTGAAGATCTTAGTAAAGTGCTGCCAGTCATCAATCCTGATGGCAGTGATTCGGCCATGTTTGACAACTGTGTGGAGTTCTTGATGCTGTCAGGAATGTCCTTGCCTCATGTCATGATGATGATGATTCCAGAACCTTGGTCTAACCATGAAAGCATGGGGGATGAAAAAAAAGCATTTTATGAATTTCACAGTTGTTTAATGGAGGCGTGGGACGGTCCAGCTGCTATGGGATTTACTGATGGTGTGAGAATAGGTGCGGTTCTCGATAGAAATGGACTACGTCCATCACGGTATTATGTTACTAGTGATGGTATGGTGGTACTAGCTTCAGAAGTTGGCGTTTTTGATATTCCTGATGAAAAAATTATAAAAAAAGATAGGTTGTATCCAGGGAAAATGTTGCTTATCGATACAAAGGAAGGCCGAATTGTTAATGACGAGGAGCTAAAACACACTATAGCATCTGCACATCCTTATCGTGAATGGCTTAATCGATACATAGTTCATTTGAATGATTTGCCTGATATCAGATCGGAAAAGATGGAAGACAAGATAAGGCTTGTGCAAAAGCAAAAAGCATTTGGCTATTCCTATGAAGACTTACGTATGATTCTAGTGCCGATGGCCAAGGACGGGGTGGATCCAATTGGTGCTATGGGCAACGATATTCCTCTCTCTGTGCTGTCGGAAAGACCACAACTCCTATATGAATATTTTAAGCAGTTGTTTGCTCAAGTTACGAATCCCCCCATCGATGCATTACGGGAGGCCATTGTGACGTCTACTGAAGTGCTGCTCGGTTCTGAACAGAATCTTTTAGCACAAAAGCCGTTAAGCTGCCGTCGTATAAAACTCTCTTCACCGATACTTGACAACCATGAATTAGAAAAACTGAAAAACATCAATATTCAAGGCTTCAAAGCAATTACTTTATCCACTTTATATCAAGTATCTCAAGAGGATACGGGCCTCGAATTAGCGTTAAAAACGCTGTTCGCAGCAGCAGAAAACGCAGTGGCGGGAGGTGCTAACCTTCTTATTTTATCTGATCGTGGAATCAATAAAGAATACGCAGCTATGCCATCATTGCTTGCAGTAGCAGGTCTTCATCATCATCTGATTCGTGAAGGACTGAGAACGCAGGCAAGTATTATATTGGAATCTGGCGAGCCTCGCGAGGTCCATCATTTTGCCTGCCTGCTTGGTTATGGTGTGTCGGCAATTAATCCTTATATAGCCTTTGAATCTATCACCCAATTGATAAAAGAAGGTTTTATCGAGGACTTAGAGGTAGAAAAAGCGATATCCCAATATAGTAAAGCAAGCACAAAAGGAGTCATTAAGATTTTATCAAAAATGGGGATATCAACAGTACAAAGTTATCAAGGGGCTCAGATTTTTGAAGCCGTCGGTCTTGGGCAAGTTTTTATCGATAAGTATTTTACACGGACAATCTCAAGAATTGGTGGTGTTGGCATCAAAGAAATTGCCCAAGGAATCAAAATGCGTCATGAAGCTGCCTTTGCCAGCAGTCCGCTCCAGGAAGAAGGCCTTGTTAGTGGTGGCAAGTATCAATACCGGAGTCATGAAGAATATCATCTGTATAATCCTGAAACGATACACAAACTTCAGTACGCTTGCCGAACGGGAAACTATGAGAGTTTTAAAGAGTATTCTAAGTTAATTAACGATAATAATCAAAAAAAATGTACGTTAAGAGGTTTGATTGTATTTAAGCCAGGAGCATCATCTGTGCCTCTTAATGAAGTGGAAGGGATTGACTCGATCTGCAAGAGATTTAAGACTGGTGCTATGTCCTTTGGTTCCATTAGCAAGGAAGCTCATGAGGCGGTTGCTATCGCTATGAACCGCATTGGTGGCAAAAGTAATACTGGTGAAGGAGGCGAAGACCCAGTCCGATTTCACCGAGAGCCTAGCGGAGATTTGAAATGCAGCGCGATCAAGCAGGTTGCCTCAGGCAGGTTTGGCGTAACCAGTGAGTATTTAGTTAACGCCGAGGAAATTCAGATCAAGATGGCACAAGGAGCAAAGCCAGGTGAGGGCGGGCAGCTACCTGGCGGGAAAGTGTACCCATGGATCGCCAAGGTACGATATTCAACTCCGGGTGTTGGCTTAATATCTCCGCCACCACACCATGATATCTACTCCATTGAAGACCTTAAGGAATTGATCCATGATTTGAAAAATGTTAATTCTAGGGCACGTATTAGCGTAAAGCTAGTTTCTGAGGCAGGTGTTGGTACGATTGCCGCCGGTGTTGCCAAAGGATTGGCTGATGTCATTCTGATCAGTGGTTACGACGGAGGGACAGGGGCATCACCCCGGACAAGTATCCGCCATGCTGGACTCCCTTGGGAGCTTGGCCTAGCAGAAACACATCAGACCTTGCTGATCAATAATCTGCGCAGCCGTGTTACTTTGGAAACAGATGGTAAGTTAATGACGGGGCGGGATGTAGCGATTGCTGCACTACTCGGGGCTGAAGAATTTGGTTTTGCAACAGCTCCCTTAGTTGCCCTTGGGTGTGTTATGATGCGAGTCTGTCACTTGGATACCTGCCCTGTAGGTGTTGCTACGCAAAATCCAAAGCTAAGAGAAAAGTTTACTGGTGACCCGCAGCATGTAGTGAATTTCATGCTTTTCGTTGCCCAGGAGTTACGTGAAATCATGGCAAAACTTGGTTTTAGAACGTTGAATGAAATGGTTGGGCGCTCTGATCAGCTAGAAATGTCATCGGCTATAGAACACTGGAAAGCCAAGTGCTTAGATTATTCAGCAATTTTTTACCAACCTTCAGTACCCAAGACAGTAGGTCGCTATTATCAGATACCACAAGATCATAGTCTTACTCTATCTCTTGATAATAGGCTTTTACTAAAGCTCTGTGGACCTGCTATTAAGGCTGGCGATAAAATCCAAGCAACTATACCTATACGTAATACTGACCGTGTTGTAGGAACTATCTTGGGTAGTGAAATAACAAGGAGATATGGTCCGGTTGGGTTACCTGATCATACGATCAAATTGCATTTTATCGGCTCTGCTGGACAAAGTTTTGGCGCTTTTATACCCCAAGGCATGACAATGATACTGGAGGGTGATGCCAACGACTATATAGGTAAAGGCCTTTCTGGAGGCAAAATTATCGTATATCCGCCTAAAAACATAAAATTTATCCCGGAAGAAAATATCATCATCGGTAATGTGGCTTTTTACGGTGCTACTAGTGGAGAAGCTTATATAAATGGTGTGGCTGGAGAACGTTTCTGTGTACGTAATAGCGGGATACAGGCCGTCGTAGAAGCAGTAGGGGATCATGGCTGCGAGTACATGACTGGCGGTCGCGTTGTGGTTCTTGGCCCAACAGGTCGGAATTTTGCAGCAGGTATGTCTGGGGGTATTGCATATGTATTCGACGAGAATGGTCGATTTAGTCATATGTGTAATAAAGAAATGGTGGAGCTTGCGTTAGTAGAAAATAGTGGGGAAAGAGCAGAAGTCAAGGCAATGATTCAAAACCATTTTATCTATACTGATAGTAACCGGGCTAAAGAAATATTGGAAGAGTGGGAATTTGTATGGCATAAATTTGTCAAGGTAATCCCGAAAGACTACAAACGTATGTTAGAAGCCATTGAAGAGGCCCATATCGAAGGATTAACAGGCGATGAAGCATTAATGGCTGCCTTTCAAAAAAACCACCGCGACTTTGCCCGCATTGGCGGAAATTGA